The following nucleotide sequence is from Oryzias melastigma strain HK-1 linkage group LG3, ASM292280v2, whole genome shotgun sequence.
TTTCCCTTacttataattttctttttttcttagacgtacaaaaaaaagatgcttcagACATGAATACTGATTTCATTTTGGAAGGCAGGGACCAGCCTTCTAAAAGGCAAAAGTGACTCCAAATGTCAAAGTAATTGTGAATATTAAGGAGGCTGGTAATGCACTACCATTTAGGATGCAACCTGTCTTCCAGCAGACTGATTTAAGATGAGCTACATCGCCCTTCAATGAAATGGGGAGTGCTACAGATAGAAGAATTTAAGATATATGGTTGGAAAATACCTATAAATTGGAGATCTAgactttagaaaaaagaaaaaaacaagaactcgTTGCTACAAATGTATATTTCTTGAACTGAAAAGataaactccaataaaaattgagggaaaaaaatctgcttctaATGTATAGTTTTGCCCAATGTttgttaatattaaaataaatgcttaGCAGACAACCTCTTATTAATAATCTCttcttttttgcttaaaaattgaaaataaataaacaagtcaaacatcataaatacaaaataaaattgtacattAGTCTCAGAGATAAAACCACCACACCTACAGTTAATATAAAACTGTTTCTTTACgtttaaagctatttttctttttttattgtgtttatttattgatttatttttgtttaacaactgttgaaaaaattaaaaaaaaaaggcatcacTCATGTTGTTGGTTCATAATAGCAATAGAAATGTTGAAAttcaataaagttgaattctgGATATTGGAGTTTGTTAGTCAAATTATGAGCATCATGCCAGCATCAAAGCTCTCTGTTTGGATGTAGTGACCCTTTGTATTGATTTGTAGAATCTCCTTTTGATACACAGCAGAAATAGCCTCAGTCGGTTTCCTTTCACTGTGCAGCAGTATGGTCACCCACTGGCTTTAGTGCTATAAATGATTTTAGTggttaatgcaaaaaatgtgcCGTTTTCACATGGATCCTGAAAGGCATCATATTTCGGGGCGACATCAACATGTTAATTTGCTGATTATGCACACAGCCAGTGCAAAACTGTATGCTGGGTTAAGTGGATTTGTAGATGTGCAGATCAGTGCTGTCTTGCTGTTTCTACACCTGTTCACTCAATAGTTACAAGCTGTCCTGCTCGAGGCCTTGGATCCCTGGACCAGAATATTTATCATGcagtttctgctgcaaatattcactaaattcacatttttttcaagtaatttaacAACTAAATGGGAAGCAAACCCCTCTGGTGGACCAGAAAGACCCGGGGCTTGTTAAGCTTTCAAAGATCCCCCTTGAAGGATCAGATGGGAAAGTAGAGTCAACAACATCCTAATATCAACAAATGAAAGAGCGACTCAGCCGTTGATGACACCCCTGAGAGGTCACGTGATGAGAGGTCCCTCTGCAGGACATGTGAGACCTTTGAAGCGTTCTTGTGGAATGACGCCTCATTTACTGCAGCTGCCCACAGGTGGTAAACTGGTTAAACGGTAACTCCTGTAAAAGGGAAACAGCTCATTATGAGGCGGGCCCAGGCAGTGTCTCGTAAAGGAGGAGCGTTGGCATTTCACCCTCAGTTGAGCCTCATTATCAGAATTTGTCTCATCGTTTCTGCAGCCTCTGTTTGACTGCTGAGGATGAAGCGACCTCTAGTGGTAAACATTTGtagaaacaaatcaaaaattgtaaaaataaattaatacatgttttcaacatttgtgcatcattttttgctttttgtctgTCATACTCTGACTTATCTGACTGCCTCTCTGTATTACAACAATTCTTTGTTGTTGTGGTTCGGCTGAAGTTTGTTCGGTGGAAACTGCAATTTGAATGGTTTAAAAATAGTTCATCTGTTTACACAGTTCTATGGAAAAGAGATGACTGTCCTAGAAAAACAATCTTGACCCCACCAtgggatgtttttgttttttttaaataccacaGTATTTTAACAAAGTTACAGGAAAGCTGTCACTGtcataaactttttattataacCAGATCCTGTCTTTTAGTCTGTCTCTAAAGAGATGTTTAAACACAAGGGGGGGAAAACATATAATTTTACTGAAGTACTTTATCACCTCTGTCAAAAAATAGGTCATGTTGTACTGAGGggaaaaggaaaatgttcaacataaaaaaacacatttactttgatttagatgcaattttttaaaatgtagataTTAGAATGAATGCAAATAAGGTCCGTCCTTCCAAATGACACTCATTAACTTATAGAAATCCCACAAGGCTTTGTGCAGTTCCCTCACTTAGAGCATCTTTTCTTATAGAATATCTATAAAATGGCTCAACCTTGAAGTCTGTGCAGTTACTTTGCTGCAGCTTGATGAAAAGCTTTCATGTAACTTCCTCACTGCAGGAATGGCCACATTCACGAAGAGCTTCTACTCCATCTGATAGCATGACTGTCTGAGCATCAAagcaaatgttctgtttgttgCCTCCAACATCAAAGTGCAAGAATTGTCAAGTGTATCTGAGAAAAGTGTTTATCTTTGTTTGCCTTTGACACATTTGATGTTACTATTTGCACGGCCAGGGAGCTAAACATGAGGGCATCATCATCACAAATCATGCAAGATTGAAGCGACTTGAACAGATCTAATGGGCCATTGCAACAGCAGCATCACACTTTGTAATGAATCATGATCATTAGGCACTAACAACATATTTACAACGTCTGAAACAAAATTACAGGATAGAAGTTCTTgtcattttacttctgtttGTGAGAATCTCTTTAACTTtttgttaaatggttaaaaataattcaataattgTACAAACTGCACATTTTACTCTTCAACTTGctttccaaaatattaaaatgtatcaaaaacaaaaacttgacaTAGTCTTCATCTTAAGTCTGTTGCTTCAAAagtaaatgctgtttttgcttaaattgtTGACACTTCAATGACCTTTTCATTCAATTACTAAAGCACTAAATTCATAGATGATTCATAGTAAGGACATGTTTCATTTAAGGTGGTTTGAACAAAAGTATCAGAAGGTTGAATTGTAGTAAATGCAGTGAACTCATGGTGGCAGTAaattcattttagattttttgtttacaaaaagatTTAAGTGATATTTATATTGACACAATTAAAAATGGTTCAATAAatccatttaataaaaattgtgtgCATGGATACATGCATATACCTGCTTATACAGTCTGCTCTTAAACTTAGACTCATACAAATGTACCACCATGCTCTTCAGGTCATCAGGCACCGCTGGGAAAGGGGCTTAATCGATGAGTACAATCTTATTTTAACTGTAGCAATGACCATAATGGTTAAGTCTGCTGAGGTGAAATTCAGGAGGAACAAGTCCAGATCTGCATGAAGGATGCCACATAATAGCCtttataaacaatatttttttctgacaactTTGGTTCCAGAAGGCATCTCTTTCCAGGGCTGAAGCAACTCATCAGGTGGACACTTCAAGACTTACACTTCACTCTGGGAGGGAATTAAATCTCATCAGTGACAGAAAAACCTTTCTGCTTAAGATCATTGTGCACATTGCTCGGCTGCTGCTCCCCAAAAGTGACCGGCACCATTTACTCTACCGCACAAGATTTGGCTTTAGCATTTGAAATGATTAAGCAGTTGGATGTTTTGGAGCTGACTATCCCCTGAGAAGACTGAATAGGAGAGACATTCAAATAAAGGAGAGCAACGTGCATTCGGAGGCTGGATGGCAGCCTTATTGATCCCTCATGACTACGAACCCTCAGGCTGCTGGAAGTGAAAAGACTGCACTTTAGGTgaaatattaggaaaattaGAGAGGTCAGTGAAACAGCCTCTAGATCCCTGTGGTTCTTAATAAAGGACAAGTGGAGGAACAGCTGACACGAGTCAGGAGCTCGGCTAGATCACCCAGGTGACGGGGCATAAAAATCAATAACCTAGAACACATTATGGCTCCACGGATGACGTGTCAAGTTTCACTGGAAGGTGCGTTTAAGTTATTTCTGTGCTAAATTCACTGGCCACTCACAGTAAAAGTCAAACAATcacatttatttgacaaaaacattttcctatTTGGACTTTTGTTTAGCTCTGATTttgatttcaacatttcaaaacacCTCAGAAAAGAACATGCAAATAAAATTCAGTCTCTCTGCAAATGTGCAGATTTGGATCCTGCTTTATtacaaacaatattttgttatatgaatataaattatatttatgctttttctcTAAGTTCAGTAGAAATGAAGTCTGATAACCACAGCAGCATAAATCACTTTTATCATCTTTACATCAAATACTTAACTAGATTTTTTCCTAGCCTGGTTTTACTTCAAAATGTTtccatatttaaagaaaaaatatattttttataattttttttttatatataattctGGTTGAAAAAATATAATCCATTTTATGTctattaatgataaaaaaaggaaaaaacttttttaaatgttttgagcaCTCATGACCTTGTGAAGCAGGAATAGAATATTGATGGATGTTCTGAGTAACTGTTTATAGAAAATCCCCCATTGACTCTTTATtctaaattttgacaaaattgttatttaaatatatttgtctaaatattttcaaaccCTAAAGTATCAGTTTTATTGCTGTTATTGCAGTTTCAGatgttcaaaaaaaaacaacgtagCTTATAAGTAACTaatagaaaaaagtagaaacatatatttgttatttacatttaattatttcaattcATAAATGGGATTACATGCATTTCACACCAGATGTCAATCATGGTTTTCTCTTCAAATGTCAGCAGATGGAGCCAAACTAGAATTAATGATTGggggttttaaatgttttacttctgcTTCCCTAATGCTAATTAAAAGAAATTtcactaaatatattttttaataaatataaattatttaagtcAAAATTGTGGACATTGTCATTGTTTCTGTCTCTTAATCATTTCATTAGCTTTGGCAACATTCATTACTGGACTGAGGTTGTAGTCTTCCACACAGTTTCCTTCTGCTGATTCGCTGGACCTGCTGAGGCaagagggaggaggaagagtgCTCCTTTCAAAACATCTACACCCTGCAGAGGGTGGAGCAACAAAAACCATTTTAAAGCAGCACGGTGTAGAGCAGAGGTCTggaacctgaggctctggagccatgtttattttttatttatctattattCCTCTATTGTGGCTCCTTGGATTTTAGGAAAAATGCTAATGATTTGAATACAACAGGTTTGTAGTACATTTGtcattaatgtttaattttttaccgATCAGATAACTGATCAAAATTACAATAATATATTCAATTTgtcacactgtttttttattattattattattagaatagTGTTAAAGCACATATTCTCATATTCTCCTGTACACCAGTGTGCTCTTCAGAATTGCATAGattactgtaaataaataatattctaTGAGTGTTGTCAGATTTTTGTTCTATagtaaaatgagacaaaaagatgatggtacctcaaagtcaaaaatgctgtttgggtttcttacatttttaatttaagtaaaccAAAAATATTTGACACAGGTTGTATTCTATTTGGAAAGGAACATGCATGTGCTCAATGAGTTATGTGatgctttcaaagtaaaaacaaaataagatttGTATATGTAGAAAGTATATTAGTGCTTCTGATCAATTATTGtaattaaatttataaattaatgtcTTAATggacaataaaacataaataaagcttgtttttctaaaacaataaagtaggACTCTGCAactctcgttttttttttttttttttttgtcaggatgGCTCTTTTAGGGTtaaaggttgtagacccctggcCTGGAGAAAAGTTAAGGCAAACTCAAACTGAAataacattttggagtttgtgacaagaaaaaataattatttattagatCCTTGTTTACATATGccaatgtaactttttagcaatGAACAACATTTGAAGGCCCAAGTTTACGCCTATAGACTAAATGAAGCAGGAAGTTTACTTGTGTTTGCAGCAGAAAGATCAGATGCATTAAGGAAATTAAACACTTACACGCTGCATCTAAATGATAGGTCccagagtgtagtaaaaatgacaaacatggaTGTTGAGAAATTAAACGAGGAGCGTTTACGATGGGAATAAACTTTAATCCCTCAAAAAGGTTTCATAAACCACAGGATTAAACAGCATCATCCACTTTTTAATCACTCGATTACTGAATCCAAAACAAACTATTGCTCTTCCCTTTACTACAAGTGTCACATTATTTTTGCCATGAAGATATTTAAGGTCACAGTAGGACATCATGATGGAATAAATTTTACAGTTGGGGGATAATCGGATGGAAAATGATCATAAATCCCCGTCCTTAAGAGCCTGGAGGCTGTTAGAGGGAAGGTTATGTAAGCCCTCATAAAGCAGTCCAATGTGTCTTCCCCTTGTCCACGCGCTTAATTGCCCTTTTAATAAACGGTTGCTATTGACTGGACAGTGGAGATACGTACGTGACGCAGGTTGGTTGTGACGCACGCAAAAAGGCGGGTTTTTCCCTCATTTCGTTCTGCTCATGCGcagtaaataaaattataaaaccaaAGCTGCTAGCtaatctctgtgtttttttcggtttgtatttaagttaattttggCTACACTGCTATTTATTTAGGAtttatgttccttttttttttaatacaaacttCACAGAAATGGTAATTTGAAGGTTTAAACCGCGTAATaatcgttttttatttttcttacgaATGCTAGCATGTGAAATATTGCTCGGCAGATGTTAGACGTGGGCTTTCCTTGCAGTCTCCTCCCCCCTCCTTAATGGCTGAGGGGGGCAGGCCTTGTTGAGGCGGGCTATTACAGCTTTGGCAGGTGATGCCGCAGCTCACTCAGGGCTTGAAGATCCTCCTCGCTTATACGGTTTTAATTAGAGAGCTGACCTGGTTTCAGCACCGCGGCGCGTCAACAGCTCCAGAGGACGCCCGGAGATTTGCCCGGCCCCTCCCCGCCCTCCGCGTCTGACAGAGCGGGAGCTGCAGACTCAGCCTCGCGGCACCAGTGAGCACCAGCCGGCGGCCGGAGCGGAGCTGTCCACACATTCAGCACCTCTCCTCTGGAGACCCCCAGGAGACTCCCCGCGCGCTTTTAGAATCATCATGGCGTCAAAAGCCGTCTGCCTTTTTGTCCTCTCCCAGCTTCTTGCTCTGAATGTAGTGAACCCGGTCTATGCCTTCCCCACACCTCCAGCCTCAACGGACGGTGAGCAAACTAACCTTTAAGACCAAACTCTCTTTTAACATAAACTCTCTTTTAACATAACATCAAATGACAGGTTTAAAAAGAGGCTAAATACGGTGACAAATTCTTCTGTAAACGCATTTTTGCTGTTGTGGGAACCCtgaatttaaaaatctgttgaCAAACAACACATTAGGACAAGTTCTGCTGCTCATGCGGACACTTTAACCCGCCTGTGCTATATTTTCGCTGGAGTTTAATCTTTTGCTGTATAATCCGATTACTGCGCGCCTGTGGTAGAGAGGGCAGAGACGCATCAACTCAGATCAATGTGAAAACAGAAATCCAAATGAGAAATggcagaaaaatacaataaatgtgtCATCAAATTCTTCCTCCAGAAAGCCTTCTGAATCATGACAGAAAGTCTGCTGTAAAGGTTTGATCTCTGaagatctttaattttttagcaGATAAATCTGTGTACAACCGACAGCTGACAGAGGAGAGACCACTACAGCAGCAGGTAAGcgccctcttttttttccaatgtccCATACTGCAAATATCTCATCCAATATCCGGTCAAACAGGCTTTATGGTCACTCGCCAAACAACCTTAACCCAGCAAACATCATGATTCAGACCCTGAGAGGACGGTGTTTgcttaatattttctttttccacagaTTGCAGAGGCAGACAGTGTGAAGGCTGCCTTACAGTCAGCTGGTAAGTGGACACCTCATTGCCAATCAATTCACGGGAGATTCAAGTTGCAGCGTTTCCTGTAAAAACAGCTCATCTGCACCTCGGATGAACATGCTCAGCATTTTCTTTGTTGACAGAGGGCCAGCAGCCTGCCGCCTCCAAGGAGTCAGATCAGGACAGTGATGACTTTACCATGCTAAAGTCTTTGGCCGACGGCCAGAAATCAAAGGAGCCCTCGGTGGTACCGGTCAAAAAGGACGACCAATATGTTCCCGATGAATCAGATTCCACCAAGAGCCGCCGTCTTGCTGATGACTACGATTCGACCAAGAGGGGGATGGACTACGGCAAGTACCAAGGTGCACTTTCAACAGTGGTTGACTGTCATTAGCAAGGACATGCCCCTTTTCTGTCCTGGCAGGAAACCACACAGACGCTTTAGAAGAAGGAAACGCGTGTGTTAGGGATAAGCTCAGACTGTCAGGGGGACTCAAAGATGGGACACGTGAATCTCAGGGAAAAAGATAATCCCTTTCTCCTCAGCCACTAATTGTAAAAGCTTGTGACTTACTTTTACAAAGAGTGGCTAAGGCTAGcggctatttttttcataattctgcAGGAAATTAGTTTTTCTTGTCCTCAATCTCTtcttaataatttaaaagactAATGTGTGAAGCATTaacaaaaagcaaacacataaaataatttgtgtttatcCTTAGACAATTCTTTTTACACCCAGTTCTTGGTGGGTTTATACTCCCTCTGTTAAGTTCATTGGTTTCATATTCACTTCTATTCTTCCAATGGCAACAGCATGTAACTTGATCATCAGCATGAAGCTCATTGCAAGGTGACTCAGACTCAAGGTGCTGAGTGCTGCATTTCCTCGACTCATACACTCAGCCTGGCAATAGCAAAGCGTTTGACAATACTCtttctccatgtttgtttcttattttgtcaTGCCAGACAGATATAGGCCAAAGAGAAAGTCCTCTCTTTATTCTTCAATCTGGGCAGCACTACCTATTtttccatgtgtgtgtgttttgaacCCCTGGAAGGAAAATAGATTGTTATATAAGGATCTCACTGAAGCAGATGCACATTTTCTTCTCACTATGGGCAGATAGAAATATGTTGAAGATATTTATAAAACCAGGAAGGTTATTTTCAGAATGATCATTATCCAGttaatgtaaatacattttttttgtcaaatgaaTAAAACGCATGAAGTGGGTAATCTTTTGAAGAAAATCCTCCCTGTGTTCTCCCTACAGATGACCCAGAAAGCTTTCGGCAAGTGGACGGTACTCCACTGACAGCTGAGGACATCGTCCAGAAGATTGCTAATAAAATCTACGAGGAGGACGATAGAGGCGTGTTTGACAGAATCGTCTCCAAACTGCTCAAACTGGGGCTGGTGAGCTTCACTGCTAATAACCTTATCGAGCTCCACCCAGCATGTGGCGTGACATTTTCACAGCAGGACCTTTCCCGGTGTCTGCATTCGCTCTTTTTCCTCACTGAGAGATAAAGAGTTGTGCTAACTGGATTTCCTCTGGTATAACTCTTTTCTTTTGACAGCACATCAGTTGCCCTTTTCTTTCCTAATATGGATCTTTTCGTTTTTGAATTAATATCATTGtgaaatgtcttctttttcctcacaatttttcctttttttgtttgtttagataACTGAAAGTCAGGCAGACACTTTGGAGTACCAGGTGGCAGAAGCACTCCAAGATCTCATCACCAAAAACGCCAAGAACAATGAAATTGATGACATTGACAGCATAGACCAAGAGGCCAGAGGAGAGCAGGGGGACCAGGATTCAGACACGGTACATCCTGCAAAGACGCTGAGCTGAAAGGGGTAAAGAGATGGCAAAAAGTAGCTCAACTTTGATCATTTCCAGGGCACATGGGAACCACCAAAGCGTAGCTACaatgaggaagaggaagacGAGGCAGAGGCGGATGATGAAGAGGCTGACGATGAAGTGGAAAGGGAAGCAGAGGAAGATGTGAATGAAGCTGGAGACACCTGGGAAAAAGGGACAGAAGATGGAAACGAGGTGAGCCCTGAAGATGGGCTCCAGGACCTGCAGTACTTCCCAAACTTCTACCGCCTGCTCAAAAGCCTTAACTCAGGTAAAAACACAAACGTGTTGAGGTCACCGTGGCGTTTCTGACTAGAACTGAAATACAACCAGTGAAAGTAGGTCTTCGCCCAAAGAGCAGCATTAGATCAATGTTGTTGTCATGGCAATATTGTTTTCAAGGGTGAGTCAGTCTCTCTTTTTGTCTGCCTCTGTTTCCTGCACACCAACAACAAGCAGACAAAGGCAGTCAAACTGAACATCCTGTCGTTTATAATCTAAATCCTTAAAACCATCATAGAGACAGTGGCTCTAACAACCAAGTGGTTTCAGTTCTCTAATCAACACTTGTTTGAAGCTCCTTCTCTGCTGTGCTCTTGCAGATAAAGACACTCAGGAGAGAGAGACGCTCATAACAATCATGAAGACGCTGATTGATTTTGTGAAGATGATGGTGAAGTACGGTACCATCACACCAGAGGAAGGAGTTTCATATCTGGGTAGGACATgtgaaaaagtgtattttacaACAGAACAATCATTCACTAATATATGTTCATTATTGATTTACaggtgtgtttgtttgcatttttagagCTATGTACTTTTACTCTAAGTACTATATAGTGTTGTGTGTGTAGTGGAAATGTCATATCTATGTTTATCAACTGCTGTCAAATGGTGTGCCTCAGGGTACTGTTTTGGAGTCTCTTCTGTTCCTTTTCACAACAAATCCTTCTGTTATTATAAAGTATATTCAGTTtggttaatttttaatttttgctgacactaatcaattaattaattgcttATACGAACTATAAgctaaacagaaaatgaaaggtACAAGACATGTGCTTTTAAGTTCCTTTTGAGAATGAGAATGTaagatttcaacatttttccagccatttatttttacatattttactttgtttgtATAGTTGGTCGTGTCATTTACAGCCAGTGGAAAGGTCAGGTCCTTCATGTATTGGCTTCAGGAAACCTCAAATTCATTCTGCCAGATGAGATCTTTTTCTAGGTTGAAATAATTCAcagataaaaaacataaaaatgtcagcTTCTAAGctaaatgtatatattatattatattatattatattatattatattatattatattatattaagtTGTGTTGTGTCGTGTTGTCGAGTTGACCAGTGTTCTTCTTAAAAAGTGGACCGGTTGACCTGTAGTACTATTACACACTGCATAATGAGTTTCCATTGTAACAGCAGTGGGTTCACATAGTGCAGATTGTGATGATAAATGAATGGGAATTCCTATGTTGCCCAGCAACCTGTTATTGCTTCTGCCTCCTCATCCCTTTACGAGCAGCAGGTTGCGATGGTCCAATTAGTTGCTCAGGAACATTACTGAATATACAGAGCTGTCAGTCATCTTTATTCATGGGAGCTGGGGAGATGAGGACCTCAACGCAGAGCGTGAACGAGATTCTTAGTGGAAGAAATAtggtgttttgttgtgtgtgtgtgtgtgggtggaaagaaaagggaaaaaaatactagaCTTCCACTGTGCCTCCACACTTTTAAGGAGGTGGTTGTGTACTCGAGCACAGTGGAAAGTGGGATGGTTAGATAACAAGAAATGAGAGGAAACTGGAATGCTTCGATCAGAAATGATCTAAATAAAGTGTTCTTGGTGTTAAGTGGTAGTGATGAGGtcag
It contains:
- the scg3 gene encoding secretogranin-3 isoform X3: MASKAVCLFVLSQLLALNVVNPVYAFPTPPASTDADKSVYNRQLTEERPLQQQIAEADSVKAALQSAEGQQPAASKESDQDSDDFTMLKSLADGQKSKEPSVVPVKKDDQYVPDESDSTKSRRLADDYDSTKRGMDYDDPESFRQVDGTPLTAEDIVQKIANKIYEEDDRGVFDRIVSKLLKLGLITESQADTLEYQVAEALQDLITKNAKNNEIDDIDSIDQEARGEQGDQDSDTGTWEPPKRSYNEEEEDEAEADDEEADDEVEREAEEDVNEAGDTWEKGTEDGNEVSPEDGLQDLQYFPNFYRLLKSLNSDKDTQERETLITIMKTLIDFVKMMVKYGTITPEEGVSYLENLDAMIAMQTKNKLGKALGLPDVTAPSERDWDDDDNTKAEAAKMQKEYENLKDSTKEEQPSAETNQPGKSEAYLDAIRKNIEWLKKHNKEDGKEDYDLSKLKDFMDQQLDSYIEKGIIAKEEGDTIKRIYSSL
- the scg3 gene encoding secretogranin-3 isoform X2: MASKAVCLFVLSQLLALNVVNPVYAFPTPPASTDDKSVYNRQLTEERPLQQQIAEADSVKAALQSAEGQQPAASKESDQDSDDFTMLKSLADGQKSKEPSVVPVKKDDQYVPDESDSTKSRRLADDYDSTKRGMDYGKYQDDPESFRQVDGTPLTAEDIVQKIANKIYEEDDRGVFDRIVSKLLKLGLITESQADTLEYQVAEALQDLITKNAKNNEIDDIDSIDQEARGEQGDQDSDTGTWEPPKRSYNEEEEDEAEADDEEADDEVEREAEEDVNEAGDTWEKGTEDGNEVSPEDGLQDLQYFPNFYRLLKSLNSDKDTQERETLITIMKTLIDFVKMMVKYGTITPEEGVSYLENLDAMIAMQTKNKLGKALGLPDVTAPSERDWDDDDNTKAEAAKMQKEYENLKDSTKEEQPSAETNQPGKSEAYLDAIRKNIEWLKKHNKEDGKEDYDLSKLKDFMDQQLDSYIEKGIIAKEEGDTIKRIYSSL
- the scg3 gene encoding secretogranin-3 isoform X4, which translates into the protein MASKAVCLFVLSQLLALNVVNPVYAFPTPPASTDDKSVYNRQLTEERPLQQQIAEADSVKAALQSAEGQQPAASKESDQDSDDFTMLKSLADGQKSKEPSVVPVKKDDQYVPDESDSTKSRRLADDYDSTKRGMDYDDPESFRQVDGTPLTAEDIVQKIANKIYEEDDRGVFDRIVSKLLKLGLITESQADTLEYQVAEALQDLITKNAKNNEIDDIDSIDQEARGEQGDQDSDTGTWEPPKRSYNEEEEDEAEADDEEADDEVEREAEEDVNEAGDTWEKGTEDGNEVSPEDGLQDLQYFPNFYRLLKSLNSDKDTQERETLITIMKTLIDFVKMMVKYGTITPEEGVSYLENLDAMIAMQTKNKLGKALGLPDVTAPSERDWDDDDNTKAEAAKMQKEYENLKDSTKEEQPSAETNQPGKSEAYLDAIRKNIEWLKKHNKEDGKEDYDLSKLKDFMDQQLDSYIEKGIIAKEEGDTIKRIYSSL
- the scg3 gene encoding secretogranin-3 isoform X1 yields the protein MASKAVCLFVLSQLLALNVVNPVYAFPTPPASTDADKSVYNRQLTEERPLQQQIAEADSVKAALQSAEGQQPAASKESDQDSDDFTMLKSLADGQKSKEPSVVPVKKDDQYVPDESDSTKSRRLADDYDSTKRGMDYGKYQDDPESFRQVDGTPLTAEDIVQKIANKIYEEDDRGVFDRIVSKLLKLGLITESQADTLEYQVAEALQDLITKNAKNNEIDDIDSIDQEARGEQGDQDSDTGTWEPPKRSYNEEEEDEAEADDEEADDEVEREAEEDVNEAGDTWEKGTEDGNEVSPEDGLQDLQYFPNFYRLLKSLNSDKDTQERETLITIMKTLIDFVKMMVKYGTITPEEGVSYLENLDAMIAMQTKNKLGKALGLPDVTAPSERDWDDDDNTKAEAAKMQKEYENLKDSTKEEQPSAETNQPGKSEAYLDAIRKNIEWLKKHNKEDGKEDYDLSKLKDFMDQQLDSYIEKGIIAKEEGDTIKRIYSSL